The genomic segment AGATGGAGACCTGCACGAAGACTACCTGCACTACAATTACAGCTTAAAAGGacatttcaaaatatacagATAATGGAGTTGAAGACAAAGGTGAGCTTAAATCAGCCTTACATGTCACTGAGGCACAAATATGAAGCTGTTTctctagtattattattattattattattaccatcatCATTATTGCCCTGTTTTCAATAgtctgtgcaaaataaaataaccttGCAGGCTGTTGAGTCCAGAGAATAGGTACACTACAAATACTCCGCCCCAGGTAAAGAAGCCAGCAATCCATGTTAGTCCAAGCAACAAGGTCAGACTGGCAACTACTTTCAGGTCCTGCATCACTTTACTGTGGGTTCCGGGCGGACTGTTGACTCGCAGGCGACGAAGCTCAACAAGGACCGTCACAAATATCTGCAAGACAATTCAATTGACGGCTAAATTatagagaaacaataagggaaTTTATTGCAAAATAATACAGTCCTTTAGAGATTTGTGGAAATACATAACCCCGTGTTTAAATTgtttgaattcaggtgtttttaCCACAATGTTGAAGAGCAAAACCAGCAGAGTGTAGGCAACCACTGACGTGTAATACGCCACGTTGTCCTGGAgccagcagctgcagaaacGAGGGTTGAATTAAGAAAATTAGGcaatatataaatgtaacacTTCATTATTTACAATGACATCTGACTACAAGTTATTTTCTTTCAGATATTAATGAGAACTGATGAATGTTACACACATGATGCAGAACAAACATGCTTACTTTATGAAACCTGCAAGTCAAAGTTTTATACcagggtgtcaaacatacgctGCATGGGCCAGAACTGGACCACCAGAGGGCCCAATCTGGCCccaaattgcacttatttttctcaagaaatgtccaGTTGTTCGTAATATGGTTTGtaaaaaaagatacttcattaaacaTCAAacaagggaaacatttggagttgTCCCGatactgcttttttttgtgtccgataccgatatcacaaactcgagtatccaCAGGCATCATTCTCCgtctgtgtcacaaatattgttctcaccgaaagaagaaaataaacagcccaaacatgactcagctgaaatggttttgctgatttttatttacatttgttcaGTCTGTGCATgctgaagcatgtgatatataggatATTTGTCCGATATACGATCCAGTGATTctgaccgatactgattcccatccctagtttataggttattatgcgattattttactggtccggttcacttgagatcaaatttcCTTGTATTATATGTGGCCCGTGACCTAAAAATGAGTTTTTTCCATAATTCGGTTTGTCATTTCACCATAAATGTGTAATTCTAGCTTCTTGCACGTGAACATGAGATAAAGCTGAAACTCACAAGTCACTAGAGTTGTCTATCAAGTTTAAGCCGGGCTGAGCGTCTGCATAGAGGTGACTGCCATAAGCGTCCATGTTCACGCTGATCACCGTGATGCAGATCATCAGAGGAAGCCCTGGAGGAAGAGTGTCACGACCTCAGAAATAAGAATCACCACAGTTATCCCCCTCTTTCAAGCTAAAGCAAACCCCCCAACACACGACTCACCCCATCCCACAGCACAGACCTTTAGGATATACAAAGGCACGTAGATGTTGAAGACTTTGACAAGAGCAAAGTACATGTTAATGGCCTCTATTCCCATCCAGGTGAATGCGGCGAGGAGGAAGTAGTGCAGTGTGAACGCTGCAGCGACACAAAGGCCATACACCTCCCAAGAGGACAACCAGGAGTTGGCCAGGAAGACCAGGTTTAAGCCAAGCAAGGCCAGGCAGAGGTTGATGAGGATCTGAGAGGGGTAGTCTTGATGGAGCTTCCTGGCATAACATGGTAAATAATAAAAGGTGTTTTCAACTATAACCTGTGCAGAGGTAGAGGCCGCCAATGAGTAGACTGGTAGGCGGAGTCTTACTTAAAAACTGTGTAGGTGAGGAGAGTGATTCCCAGGAACAGTGATGAGACTCCACAGCCAATGTAGGTGATAATGGTGAGGATCTGCTCATTATATGGATCCACCGGATTCCTGGAGacgtcctacacacacacacacatacgattGATTTGTTATGAGtattctgtatttatatctGGATGTAATTATACATATTCCCTTTGTATTTCTAGCACCAGGTTGCATATTAGTAACACAATTGGCCCATAAAAGATGTATTTTctcacagaaaaaaatgtatgaatattTAAAGGCAAAAACCTGTCACAGTGATCTTTGAAAACTCTAATCAGTTCCAGTGGAGctacatttaaagaaatatggCCTCAAGGCATTTCAGAGACATCACAGAGAACTTTATTTACTGTGCTCAGAGGGCCATCTGCTGGTAAACTATGTGAACTACCAGTATCACTGCTCTGACTAGAGGTttggaataataaaaacacacggTGGTTCCTACCAGGAGAACTCCAAAGTGCGTGAGATGGTCACACAGGCACGTGGTGTAGTTGGAGTTGCTGTAGTTTGTTCTGCAGCCGTGGTTGTCCCAACCTCCGTGTCCGTCTGGaacgacaacacacacacaaaatcttaAGCCCACACCGCTCAGTCTATCGAGCGGTTTATAAATCCAGTGCGagaaaaaggtgatttaaaCCCACTGCTTTTATTGAAGTTCCAGAACACGCACTGTAAGTCCTTGTGGAGCTTTAACAGAGATTAAAATGAAGCATTACTAGTATTACAGGAGCAAAGATTTATGTCCCCCAGTGGCTGCGTAGAATATTACCATCGATATCTGGACTTCTACACCGATTCTATTTTCGATACCAATGTTATTGTGACAGAAATGACATTAAACTTCATACCGTTCTTCACTAAACAAGCACCAGCTTCTCAAaacaccacacagacacattcacactagagctgcaactaacgattattttcataatcgattaatctgtcaattattttcgcgatgaatcgaataatcgtttggtccataaaatatcataaaaccttaaacaatgttgatcagtgttcgtcaaacctggaaatgatgatgttctcaaatgtcttgttttgtccgcaaatcaaaataattaactattaatgatttatttgttatccagagcaaagaaatgaagaaaatagtcacatttaagaagcttaaacaatcggaagttttaatcatgaaagaagcttcaaactgattaatcgattatcaaaatagttgtcgattaatttagcaatcaattaatagtttcagctctaattcaCACATGTCGTCTGCTTTCTGGGAATGAGCCCCCATTTCTGCTCATGACTTGCCTTAAGGCAACCAGTCATGATACCAAAGAAGCACTTTCCTCCAGTAGTATTATAGACACTGATTTTACTGTATTGGGTGTGAGATGATGGAACATGATTTGGATCTCCTCGTCAAGGTCCTTGATTGGTGAGATGGCATTGGTCACACTGGCCGACACTACAAAGGTGTTGAGGATCTGATCCTTTTGGTTGCTCTGTAGGTTGTAagagatttagttctttaccgTTGCAAAAAATAAGCCCACCAGAATACTTTAGAAAACCATTCACACCGTACCTGGAAGAGTGTTGGGATTCCATAGAACTGAAACTGGATTCTTGGTGGACTCTGGTTTGGGCCGACCTGTGGGAAACTGTGACGGATGATGGACGGCAGGGATATGGTGACCACCGTATTGTTTAAGGGTTTCCTGTTGATAAAGATCTACAAGAAGAAAACCTTTCTTAACTCTCTTTTAAATACAGACTCACTATTTTGTCAGTCAATGTTCATTTTCCGAACCTCGGGCATTGTGTCTCCGCTATGAAACGACACCCCAAACGTCAAATTGTCAAATTGTGACGGAACGATGTCCACCACTGAGATGGCAATGGCCGGTGCAACCACAGAGCAGGAACCATTGTATCCGACCAACATGTCTCCAACAGTCTCCATGATATTTAGAATACTGTTGTGCAATTGACAGGACAGAGGAGGGATTAGTAAACAGATGTAAAACAGGAAAAGCTGAGCAGGTTTTACCTGTTAGTAAATGGCATCGTGTTGTTGTCAGACTCCAGGTCTGGAGTGACCACACTGACATGAATGACGTCCACCAGCTTGTTGAGAACTGTGACCAGAGCCTGGTAGCCGATGGTGGACTCATTGTGTAGTAAACACTCAATTGTCTTCACCACGTCCGGTGCATTGTCTGCAGcagagatggaaagagtactgaaatattctactcaagtaaaagtaccactattttgataagattttaCTCAAGTACAAGTCAAAGTACTGGTCTAAGCAAAGTTACTTAGTtccttttttaacaaggttctttcttgtgtcgtgcaaaaaggacaaggggactcAAATCTCATGAATTGCTTAtgtaaaggcaaacctttacatataagtgctgacaaaataaaatatttaaacacaatgtgtcagtcaaaagtcacaaatgctttaactttctttcTCACCCAGGGAATGCCAATTCACCAGTCCTCATCAcctacctgtcctcatcattcacctgtcctaatcACCTACTTGTCCTCATttctcacctgtcctcatcactcacatgtcctcatcattcacctgtcctcatcacctacctgtcctcatcattcattcacctgtccttgtcattcacctgtcctcatcacctacctgtcctcatcacctacctgtcctcatcattcacctgtcctcatcattcattcacctgtccttgtcattcacctgtcctcatcacctacttgtcctcatcattcacctgtcctcatcactcacttgtcctcatcattcacctgtcctcatcactcacttgtcctcatcactcacctgtcctcatcattcagtaacttgagtaaatgtaattaattactttccacctctgtttaTAGCATATATAGCAATAGATATCAAAGCACATCATGCAGAAATCACAGTATAATTTGTAAACACTGTAAACCGTGTGTGTAACTGACCAGTGGTGATATTGACCAGTTCCATATCAGAGATGGTTTCCACCGATGAGTTCATCCCTTGGGTACTGTTagtgtcataaaaacaagatggAAGGATGCTTAATGCTTTTCTGAATTTATACACTTTCAGGAGTCATCATTACCCTTTTCATAAAGCTACTCATTTGCTAATAGAATGTCAATCATCTGAGGCCACCATTATCACCACCTGCTCTTGGCAAAGGTTGTGATGTTCTTGAGTGATGAAACCTTACATATGAACTGCAACCTCTTTTATTAAACCCAATATGAGATTTGcatgtgtaatatttattttgtgatgcACTAAACACAAAATTGGCATTTTATAAAATAAGGTGTCAggtaaaagtggtgcaaaatgacTCCAGGAGCGCCCCCCTAAGGTTAAACCCAGTAGGACAAAGCAGAAGGTCTGGGTCACAgcccaaaataaacaaaaacgtttattgtcagccattttgaattttccatCCATATTGGCGATTTGCCCATTTGAGTAAatgaaagtaaattaaaaatatatactgCATGTGAGTGACTTAAAACAGTTAATTAAGAAAGTAAAGGAAGAGAGAAAGTATTCTGTAACAGAACATAATCCatcctcccctctgtgtcgatttatttggaatgttccactttctGTTTATAAGGCAGGCGGAGATTCCggtgacagaaacagagagaagacgaagaacagagaggacagacatGTGGTAACTGCCGCTttaatgatccacacatttcttagattttCTTTTGACGCTCTATTCACAcatgctgttaacatccgacctgagtgatccgatcacaggtgttcagaatacacctgctgctgcagctaatgtgacgtcactgctacACGTGTAACGATCAATGTctagtcgtgtgtgtgtgtgttgtcaatgCAACTGTCACAATTCactgttttcaaaaaatgtcCTATTATGGTATGTAGACAACTGTATAActataaactgtaaaaaatgtctgcaaaatgtaaaagtatagTATGTAAACAACTGTCCAAATATgtccaaatataaactgtcGAATATTTCTTAGTAAAGTATGTTatcaaaaaatgtatgaatataaaatatcaaaaatgtcctagtatagtatgcgTCAGTGTCTGGACCACATAGGTGGTGGGAATGTCTGATTTCTGTATTAGTATGATCTGTCttgttactgtttgtttgtagtttagacCTGTATTTGTGATATGCTTTGATtcttactgttttgttttgaatgggATGTTTTAATatgaacatttaataaaaacacttttattattattataatagtatgttgtcaaaaatcaatcaaaaaatcatagtatagtatgtcgtccaaaatcattcgaaaaagtcatcgtatagtatgtcgtccaaaatcagtcaaaaaagtcatagtatagtatgtcgtcccaaatcattcaaaaaagtcatagtatatgtcgtccaaaatcattcaaaaaagtcatcgtatagtatgtcgtccaaaatcattcgaaaaagtcatagtatagtatgtcgtccaaaatcagtcaaaaaagtcatagtatagtatgtcgtccaaaatcattcaaaaaagtcatcgtatagtatgtcgtccaaaatcagtcaaaaaagtcatagtatagtatgtcgtccaaaatcagtcaaaaaagtcatagtatagtttgtcgtccaaaatcagtcaaaaaagtcaaaaaagtcatagtatagtatgtcgtccaaaatcagtcaaaaaggtcatagtatagtatgtcatccaaaattggtcaaaaaagtcatagtatagtatgtcgtccaaaattcaagtcaaaaaagtacatttaagcagacacttttatccaaagcaacgtACAAAAGAGAACTCAAAACCTCAGAGAGGTTGCAGCTTTAAGCCCCAACACTTATAATAGACACTTGATTTGCAATGCAAATCAATAAGAAATATAGAGAGTTTCCCCTATTGCTGTAGAACCCATTTGTTAACATGTGTACTGTACATAGGTGTGTGAGTAAACCTGCTGATGCTGGGgcagctggtgctggtgctggtggggctggtggtgctggtggggctggtggtgctggtggtgctggtAGTGGGGCTGGTGGTGCTGGTAGTGGGGCTGGTTGTGCTGGTGGGGCTGGTAGTGGGGCTGatggtgctggtggtgctggtagtgggactggtggtggtgctggtggtggtgctggtagtgGGGCTTGTGGTGCTGGTGGGGCTGGTTGTGCTGGTGGTGCTGGTAGTGGGGCTGGTGGTGCTGGTAGTGgggctggtggtgctggtggtcaaaaaaaaaatcagtcaaaaaagtcatagtatagtatgtcgtccaaaattggtcaaaaaagtcctagtatagtatgtcgtccaaaatcagtcaaaaaagtcatagtatagtatgtcgtccaaaatcggtcaaaaaagtcatagtatagtatgtcgtccaaaatcagtcaaaaaagtcatagtatagtatgtcttccaaaattggtcaaaaaagtacatttaagcagacacttttatccaaagcaacgtACAAAAGAGAACTCATAACCTCAGAGAGGTTGCAGCTTTAAGCCCCAACACTTAAAATAGACACTCGATTTGCAATGCAAATCAATGAGAAATATAGAGAGTTTCCCCTATTGCTGTAGAACCCATTTGTTAACTTGTGTACTGTACATAGGTGTGTGAGTAAacctgctggtgctgctggtggggctggtggtgctggtagtggggctggtggtgctggtggggctggtggtgctggtggtggggCTGGTGGTGCTGGTAGTGGGGCTGGTGGTGCTGGTAGTGGGGCTGGTTGTGCTGGTGGGGCTGGTAGTGGGGCTGatggtgctggtggtgctggtagtgggactggtggtggtgctggtggtgctggtAGTGGGGCTTGTGGTGCTGGTGGGGCTGGTTGTGCTGGTGGTGCTGGTAGTGGGGCTGGTGGTGCTGGTAGTGgggctggtggtgctggtggtcaaaaaaaaaatcagtcaaaaaagtcatagtatagtatgtcgtccaaaattgctcaaaaaagtcatagtatagtatgtcgtccaaaatcggtcaaaaaagtcatagtatagtatgtcgtccaaaatcagtcaaaaaagtcatagtatagtatgtcgtccaaaatcggtcaaaaaagtcatagtatagtatgtcgtccaaaatcggtcaaaaaagtcatagtatagtatgtcgtccaaaatcagtcaaaaaagtcatagtatagtatgtcgtccaaaatcagtcaaaaaagtcatagtatagtatgtcgtccaaaatcggtcaaaaaagtcatagtatagtatgtcgtccaaaatcagtcaaaaaagtcatagtatagtatgtcgtccaaaatcggtcaaaaaagtcatagtatagtatgtcgtccaaaatcagtcaaaaaagtcatagtatagtatgtcgtccaaaattggtcaaaaaagtcatagtatagagaAATGAGAAATATAGAGAGTTTCCCCTATTGCTGTAGAACCCATTTGTTAACTTGTGTACTGTACATAGGTGTGTGAGTAAacctgctggtgctgctggtgggGCTGGTGGTGCTGGTAGTGGGGCTGGTGgtcagtgccggccctgagtaatttggtgccctaggcaagattttagttggcgcccccttgcatcgcagcagtcaatttcacaatcaactttcatacaatcacacagaaactgcatgtgtgtattcaagattttatttcttgaagtaaaaaatatcacaccaaataaaaactaaagaaagaaacaagtgataaaattaaaaagtgtcactgggctgtgcagaggtagatgggacagcagcacctgatgctgtgtcactgggggtggtactgaaatattttaaaagtgcatctgaagagagaagagaagtatatgtgacgactgcatgttacattttaataaaaaaacagatgcttggtgtgctatacatgagactaatatagactaataatgaaaatgtgatgagattcattcaactttattgtcattgcaatgcaattcagtctaaccagagtgcaaaaaccagtaaagtgcagtgaaatgaatatatatgtatatatagcctatgaatgatatgggaaagctaaggtatgaaatattaacagtaatacactttaactgcactttaacactgatgtaaactttaacaagcataaactgtgacacataaaaccaaaggcttacaaccaccctattacaaaggggatggacaacttaaagcattttaactgacatacaagcaggaaagacacctgtaaaataacacctgaacaggcctaatgttaagtttccaaacgtccctgatgaatttaaggtggagtaacattaacacacgtcgactcagctatttattgattattaaacaatgttgctatcgtctgaagtaagctagcaagctaacactctgctccaacatccaacaacggtaactacgatgcattatttaataatctttgctatgactttatgtcgctgtgggcttatataatatttcgaaataatagtaataatggcactggtaaaaaaaaaaaaaaaaaaaaaagtatttataattaaaaaaaaataattttttttttttttcctccgttttcggcgccccctgcggatgacggcgcccctagcatttgcctatactgcctatgcccagggccggctctgagcgaggacatgaacgttgattaatcacaggtggagctgctcctgcgcaaagacacactgatttaaaagcctttgtgtactttccgtgacttggtacattccactcctcccctctgtgtcgagctatgtggaatgttccacttcccttGTCGGAGCTTCTTCCAAGCcgagacagaaacaggaagaggacgaggagcagcgggaataaacacatggtaactgctgcttaaatgtgagccACACAtgtcttagattctctgttgacgctctgttcaaacctgctgttaacatcagACCTGAGCGATCCGATCAcacgtgttcagattacacctgctactgctgctaatgtgacgtcactgctcctcaGCAAACACACGATCACCGTGTAACCATGTACGTGTGTTTTCAAGaaactgactttgtgtcaaatatgtcatgatACAGTATGATGTCAACAACTGCCTCTTCATACTGTCCATAATGTCcaataatatgtcaacaaaaagttaaaatatgaactgtttatgtaaatataacTGAGTATATCgattatttagtaaactgtccaaaatgtcaaacaatgtcctcaacaaaaaatgtcaacataccaTTTAAACTGTTGAGTATCTAGTATCTagaatatcttaaaaaaaaaaccctgttcaggagcagtggtttcgtagaataaataaaagtgcctgtgttgatatggaccaatatatagttgacaataaaaaccttttaatgtattttactcacatttcttcactcatttactgcaatgaccacatttggacactctaaactggatactactttgtctcatcatgtcccatGACTGAACAcctacaaacagctgcagttaaagacacagttcatgtgttttcaagcatcGTTGAATGAGGTCATTATCATCAGAATGTAGGGCAATAagcgaaaaaaaacccaagccatgactttacagtgaagagtaaGAAGAGGCTTTcaccagtgctgtcactaaatacatcagaatccttaaatgttgagattttagaaatgtttttaggatttttaaagtcctttacagtgtaactcatctacagcattgtttgcagcaggtgcaggaggacctggctgacctggaggaggacgaggacgaggacgaggacgaggagcagcacggacaaatgtgtggtaactgatgcttaaaaatgatccacacatttattagatgttctgttgatgctctgttcacacctgctgttaacatctgatCCGAGTCATCCGATCATAGTTGTTCAGATTACCCCTGCTACTGCTATTGCTAATATCACGTcaaatgatgattctcaaatgtctttttttatccaccaaccaaaaattattcagttttaattccttCTTTGTTACAAGGAACAATGAaaccggaaaatgttcaacatttataataaaaaacaaacaattaatctattattaaagtatttgacaattcatttagttgtcgtttaataatgctgtaatcgttgcatccctactttatatatatatttttttaaaatcatcagaGAAATCATATGATTTATTGCGATACTTGCAAAATCATACATTGTGATacactgacacaacagtg from the Solea solea chromosome 4, fSolSol10.1, whole genome shotgun sequence genome contains:
- the LOC131457998 gene encoding adhesion G-protein coupled receptor G2-like, which translates into the protein MNSSVETISDMELVNITTDNAPDVVKTIECLLHNESTIGYQALVTVLNKLVDVIHVSVVTPDLESDNNTMPFTNSILNIMETVGDMLVGYNGSCSVVAPAIAISVVDIVPSQFDNLTFGVSFHSGDTMPEIFINRKPLNNTVVTISLPSIIRHSFPQVGPNQSPPRIQFQFYGIPTLFQSNQKDQILNTFVVSASVTNAISPIKDLDEEIQIMFHHLTPNTLHKDLQCVFWNFNKSNGHGGWDNHGCRTNYSNSNYTTCLCDHLTHFGVLLDVSRNPVDPYNEQILTIITYIGCGVSSLFLGITLLTYTVFKKLHQDYPSQILINLCLALLGLNLVFLANSWLSSWEVYGLCVAAAFTLHYFLLAAFTWMGIEAINMYFALVKVFNIYVPLYILKVCAVGWGLPLMICITVISVNMDAYGSHLYADAQPGLNLIDNSSDFCWLQDNVAYYTSVVAYTLLVLLFNIVIFVTVLVELRRLRVNSPPGTHSKVMQDLKVVASLTLLLGLTWIAGFFTWGGVFVVYLFSGLNSLQGLFIFLFHCVMKEKVRQQWRIHLCFGRFRLKESSEWSTSATSGTVVDPRFNPPRESVPSGHAVKSSSKESTSA